Genomic DNA from Oncorhynchus clarkii lewisi isolate Uvic-CL-2024 chromosome 28, UVic_Ocla_1.0, whole genome shotgun sequence:
gtttttttatttgtaacaaaatgtggaaaaagtcgaggggtctgaatactttctgaatgcactgtatcgtTCTAGATCGCAAATCTCCAGATATTTCATCAAACATCGCCACAGATGGTTGACAAGGCTTATACAAATGTTTCTACTTAATATTACTACCTGCACTGTAGATTTCCACTATCACACATTCATATTCAGATGGGACAGGTACCATATATATGACCTTCCCTTATGAATGTAGCACAACCACCCACCCTGTCCAATTGATCTATCAGATCCGACTGATCAATAACCAGGAATAATAAAATCCAGATGTGGTCTAAGCCACGTTTCTTGAGCACATATCACATCAGGTTTGATCACTAAATCAATTCCATACTTAAAGTCCTGACCGTTAGCAATAAGGCTTCTGGCATTCCACTAAAGGATGATATAAACCATGACTATCATTATACTGAGACATTCAATCATTAGAATGATTAAAAGTCAACATATCAACAATCATGGCAACAGTAACATCTATTACTCCTAAAAACTGTTGCTGCTCCCACAATAACCTTCAACTTGGCTGTTCTTCTTTCCTCAAGTGCAGTCATGTTGATAACCTTTCCAATGAAGGCTATAAAGTCAATCTGATTAACTATCAAGGTGTCTTTTGACACGACACATTTGTGAGAGCAAGCTTTCAGAACAGGCCTCGTAATGGTGTCAGGACCAACATAactcctacagtaggtctacttCTTCCAGGACTGACCCTGTCATCTCCATCATTCTGCCTAATAGTTCCACCAAACTGCCTTGAAGCCTCTGCTTAAGAGACATTATGTATGATTTTATATCTTTGGGCCTCTCTAGCCACTTTCTgcacctggcatccaccaaatgaTGCACTGTGCCTCCCACAATTACAACAGTTAACCTTGACATTGTTCCCACATTCACCATAATCCTGTTCCCCTCCATATATTTTATTTCCTTTGCACAGAGCCGCTACATGTCCCATTCTTTGGCATTTAAAACACCTTAATGGAGGTGGGCAAAACCTTTTCAAACATGAGTCAAATTTTTGTTACCGTAAGTACAAGAAAAGTGATAGGAATCCTcttataaaacattttattttactgtcactaaataaaacaattaacaCACAAAATTGAGACGTTCAcaattttacatttatttcagaAATCCACAAGCAGAAACCCCAAAAAACaaatcaaagcaaaaataaatgAAGTTGATTTTCCTGGGTTAAGATAGCTAGAATAAAAAACGCAATAATTTAAACTATTCTACTCAATAAGTAGTAAGAAACCTAGCCCAATAATGAACTAAAGGAGCCTAACTTTACTCCTTATTGTCCAAGGATGTTCTGTTTAGAGGCGAATTGGGTCTGGTAGCCAAGACAGCCAAATACGCCATCTAAACGTGAATCTATTCTCAATTGCAGCAGTTGGTTCTAGATACATGTCggcggcagtgtagcctagtggttagagtgttggactagtaaccgaaaggttgcaagttcaaacccccgagctgacaaggtacaaatctgtcattctgcccctgaacaaggcagttaacccactgttcctaggccatcattgaaaataagaatttgttcttaactgacttgcctagttaaataaaaataatcatAAACCCTCTACAGTTGCAGAAGACAGTATTTTTCATCACTAATCAGCCTTGTGGAAACACTAACCCTATAAAAAAGGTATcaattgaaatgtattttctctccttatgcttccaaaactgTACCACAAGCGACGAGTGGTAATGTTCAGACCGAATGTCTGGGCTCTTAAAACTTCCCCGAGCAGAAGACGCCTACTCCAATGACTCATGTGTAATGTAATGCAacagagtcatgatcaagggTTAAAGAGGCAACCCTACCGTCAAGGTcttcacaaacaaacaaacaagacatCTTATCAACACAATTTAGTTGGACTTCTAAACTGTTGCAACACCATCAACGTGTTAACAATAGCAGCCAAATGTCCCATACTCATTAACTGGTGTTGATTGAGTTTTGATGAGGTAAAAACAACTTTCAGTAagtgtctgtcccaaatggcaattCATACcctaaaaagtagtgcactaaataaggaatagggtgccatttggaacacacctAAGACTCTTTGGCCCTTGATTAACCTATATGAAGTCTCTGATGAGCTTTCAGGCTGCTCTTCTGAGTGAAAGTCTTACCACATATCTCACAGCTGTAGGGCTTCTCACCAGTATGAGTGTGCAGGTGTCTTTCAAAATGACTATGGCGAtcaaaactctttccacaaaaGGAGCATATGAAATATCTATTTCTTGTGTCGTCTGTAGTGGCACTGGTTCCCTCTGTACTGTCAAAACTGTCTATGCCAAGGGCAAATAAAATCCCCTCTTGACTGTAGTTTGGTTCTGTGATGTACGCTCTCATTGCCGTTTCCTCCTCTACAGGTAGTGGTGGCGGTGGTACCCGGTCCTGAAACCTAGGTAGTACTGTTCCATCACCATCCTCCCTGTTCCTTGCATGTAGAACCACCCCTGCATACTGCTCTTGCTCAATCACATCCAACTTGTCTTTCTCATCCTGAAAAGACAAGCCTTCAAGTTCCACCTCTCTAGAAGCTGACGTACAGAACCCGTGGTGGTGGTGCAGTCCATCAAAAGGACTGTGATGGTATTTGACACTGGGTGAAACAGGATGGGAGTTCTGCTGCTTTGTCGCATCGGAGGAGCAACCTGGATTTAGTGATCCAGACTCCATATCACTGTGCCTCTCTGTGAAAGATCTACACAGCTGACTCTCCCTCTCATCACTGTGCCTCTCTGTGAAAGATCTACACAGCTgactctccctctcatccatgACATACTCTGGGTCGTCCTGGTAATCTGGTCGCTCTGTGATTTGTTGGTGTTgaggtcctgactgactgagtatctgggattcaaactgcttctctttctctgcttcccccaccaacccctgccccctgccctcctcctcctcactgtgCCCGGAGCTAGGCTGTGCTTCACCAGGTGAGGGCTGATCCCTCGGTTCCTCTGGGTTCTCCGAGGGTCTAGGATAAAAGTCAGGCTTCTTATCATCAAGCAGAGATTGTCCCGTTAGCATGTCAGCATCGTCTGCTTGACAGGAAAAAGAGTATCAAGTATTTTAGCATAGATTTTAACAACATGGAAATTCAAACAATGTAAATCATCCAACATGAACAGTTTAATGTCGTCTTAAACCCAACAGAGAACAGGAAAACACTTTgtgtccatcccaaatggcaccctattctgtatgtagtgtactactattGATTTTAGCcctttgggtcctggtcaatagtagtacactataaagggaatagggatcCATTAAGGATGCAGACTTATTTAAGCCTTATTTAATGATATAACGGGTCTGTTAATTACAGaataattgactgatttacactcTTAAGAGAGTTAGTTTTTcatgtatttaaaaatatatatatattattttagtcTCTTACCTCTGTGAGTCTTCAGATGTCCTTTGAGGCTACTCTTCTGGTTGAAACATCTTCCACACAGGTCACAACTATACGGTTTCTCACCCGTATGAATTCGCTGGTGTCTTTCCAGATGACCAACACGCTCAAAAACCTTCCCACAGAATGGGCAGATGAAGCACTTCTTGTCCTTGGTGACTCCTTGGAAGGTTTTCACCTTCCTTTCCGGAAAACTGGAGAAGATGGGAGGATGATTCAGAGAAGCCCCGTCCGTGACCTGCGAGTTTGGCTGTACTGTACCGTCACTTGCTATCAAGAGTGTGTCTGAAGGTCCATAATGTTGCTGTCTGAGCTGTAAAATCATATCCTCGCTGACATCTACATATGGTTTCCCTGGAGATGAAGCACTGCTACATGACGCCTCCACCCTTCCTAggacaggaagtacaggagagtGATCAGTGAGACACTGGGAGTTCTGACCTGAACTGGGAGGTACAGGAGAGTGATCAGTGAGACACTGGGAGTTCTGACCTGAACTGATGAAATATTCTGAATTGCTCGTCTCCATATCGTTGTCTGCTTGTGAACTGGACATCCACGGCCGGCCGTCTCTCTCGTACGTTGACAAGTCATCATCCAGTTGCTGTTCTGCTCTTCCTGCAGTCTGCTCTCCTGCTTTATGATCTAGTGTCTGGAATGCATCCTTCTCCTCCCCTGGCTCAGACTTCATGGGCATCTGAGGAGCAGTTTGGAACACTTCGTCCTTCTCGTTCATCTGCTCTTCCTCAGACTGACGTCCATCCAGGAGAGGCTTCTCTTCGTTGTTAGCTAGTCCGTCCATCGATACTGTGGAAAGATTACATTTGAATAATAAAACAATGAGGCATACAATTGTTTATGTCCTATTAATAACCAATATATTGGATGTCATTATGTAGTGAGTGTGTcccatccctattccctatatgatgcactaccctatgggccctagtcagaaGTAATGCATACATGGAATTGTCTATGACCTATAACCTAATAAGTGATTCTAATCTCTTACCTCTGTGAGTCTTCAGATGCCCTTTGAGGCTCCCCTTCTGGTTGAAACACCTTCCACATAGGTCACAACTATACGGTTTCTCACCCGTATGAATTCGTAGATGTCTTTCAAGATGGCCGTAACGTTCAAAGCTCTTTCCACACAGTGTGCAAATGAAGTGTTTCTTAACCTGGAAAAATATTTGGTTGCTCGCTCTCCTTGTCGTATTATAATTTGGGTCAGAACCCAATACACATTGAGGGTCTGGGTTTGACTGTACTGTGCGAAAGAAAACACTGCTGCGTGATGCTTCCCTGTCTTTTATCCCTGTAGTCTGCTCTTCCTGTTGACCCTCTCCTCCTGGCTCAGTCTTCACCAGAATCTCATCTGCAGGTCCAACTCCTTCATCCTTTTCATTAAAATCTTCCTCAGGCTGCAGTTTTTCAAGCGAGGTCTTCCCCTCACAAGTGGTACCACTTTTACCAGGCCCTGTGGAAATCAATAAGCACTGTATGTCAGTCATCAAAATCATTTATTGGTTGTTTTAATTGTAATCTAAATGGATGTGTTGCTGTGGGAAGTTGTGTCAAAGAAGGGTGTAATGGTTTGTAATAATAATGATTTGATTTCACATGCCTCCTGTTTCTATAGCGGGATGTataagtacaccccctggacaggatacTAGTC
This window encodes:
- the LOC139387481 gene encoding zinc finger protein 48-like isoform X4; the protein is MLSSVSLRAQIASIIEVLSKAAVSEISKVVDDGIVVLRVEMCRRENEINVLKNNVQQLDSELRKARGINARRRIHHGRSVAAENFRRGPGKSGTTCEGKTSLEKLQPEEDFNEKDEGVGPADEILVKTEPGGEGQQEEQTTGIKDREASRSSVFFRTVQSNPDPQCVLGSDPNYNTTRRASNQIFFQVKKHFICTLCGKSFERYGHLERHLRIHTGEKPYSCDLCGRCFNQKGSLKGHLKTHRVSMDGLANNEEKPLLDGRQSEEEQMNEKDEVFQTAPQMPMKSEPGEEKDAFQTLDHKAGEQTAGRAEQQLDDDLSTYERDGRPWMSSSQADNDMETSNSEYFISSGRVEASCSSASSPGKPYVDVSEDMILQLRQQHYGPSDTLLIASDGTVQPNSQVTDGASLNHPPIFSSFPERKVKTFQGVTKDKKCFICPFCGKVFERVGHLERHQRIHTGEKPYSCDLCGRCFNQKSSLKGHLKTHRDDADMLTGQSLLDDKKPDFYPRPSENPEEPRDQPSPGEAQPSSGHSEEEEGRGQGLVGEAEKEKQFESQILSQSGPQHQQITERPDYQDDPEYVMDERESQLCRSFTERHSDERESQLCRSFTERHSDMESGSLNPGCSSDATKQQNSHPVSPSVKYHHSPFDGLHHHHGFCTSASREVELEGLSFQDEKDKLDVIEQEQYAGVVLHARNREDGDGTVLPRFQDRVPPPPLPVEEETAMRAYITEPNYSQEGILFALGIDSFDSTEGTSATTDDTRNRYFICSFCGKSFDRHSHFERHLHTHTGEKPYSCEICGKTFTQKSSLKAHQRLHIG
- the LOC139387481 gene encoding zinc finger protein 48-like isoform X1; this encodes MLSSVSLRAQIASIIEVLSKAAVSEISKVVDDGIVVLRVEMCRRENEINVLKNNVQQLDSELRKARGINARRRIHHGRSVAAENFRRGPGKSGTTCEGKTSLEKLQPEEDFNEKDEGVGPADEILVKTEPGGEGQQEEQTTGIKDREASRSSVFFRTVQSNPDPQCVLGSDPNYNTTRRASNQIFFQVKKHFICTLCGKSFERYGHLERHLRIHTGEKPYSCDLCGRCFNQKGSLKGHLKTHRVSMDGLANNEEKPLLDGRQSEEEQMNEKDEVFQTAPQMPMKSEPGEEKDAFQTLDHKAGEQTAGRAEQQLDDDLSTYERDGRPWMSSSQADNDMETSNSEYFISSGQNSQCLTDHSPVPPSSGQNSQCLTDHSPVLPVLGRVEASCSSASSPGKPYVDVSEDMILQLRQQHYGPSDTLLIASDGTVQPNSQVTDGASLNHPPIFSSFPERKVKTFQGVTKDKKCFICPFCGKVFERVGHLERHQRIHTGEKPYSCDLCGRCFNQKSSLKGHLKTHRADDADMLTGQSLLDDKKPDFYPRPSENPEEPRDQPSPGEAQPSSGHSEEEEGRGQGLVGEAEKEKQFESQILSQSGPQHQQITERPDYQDDPEYVMDERESQLCRSFTERHSDERESQLCRSFTERHSDMESGSLNPGCSSDATKQQNSHPVSPSVKYHHSPFDGLHHHHGFCTSASREVELEGLSFQDEKDKLDVIEQEQYAGVVLHARNREDGDGTVLPRFQDRVPPPPLPVEEETAMRAYITEPNYSQEGILFALGIDSFDSTEGTSATTDDTRNRYFICSFCGKSFDRHSHFERHLHTHTGEKPYSCEICGKTFTQKSSLKAHQRLHIG
- the LOC139387481 gene encoding zinc finger protein 48-like isoform X2, with product MLSSVSLRAQIASIIEVLSKAAVSEISKVVDDGIVVLRVEMCRRENEINVLKNNVQQLDSELRKARGINARRRIHHGRSVAAENFRRGPGKSGTTCEGKTSLEKLQPEEDFNEKDEGVGPADEILVKTEPGGEGQQEEQTTGIKDREASRSSVFFRTVQSNPDPQCVLGSDPNYNTTRRASNQIFFQVKKHFICTLCGKSFERYGHLERHLRIHTGEKPYSCDLCGRCFNQKGSLKGHLKTHRVSMDGLANNEEKPLLDGRQSEEEQMNEKDEVFQTAPQMPMKSEPGEEKDAFQTLDHKAGEQTAGRAEQQLDDDLSTYERDGRPWMSSSQADNDMETSNSEYFISSGQNSQCLTDHSPVPPSSGQNSQCLTDHSPVLPVLGRVEASCSSASSPGKPYVDVSEDMILQLRQQHYGPSDTLLIASDGTVQPNSQVTDGASLNHPPIFSSFPERKVKTFQGVTKDKKCFICPFCGKVFERVGHLERHQRIHTGEKPYSCDLCGRCFNQKSSLKGHLKTHRDDADMLTGQSLLDDKKPDFYPRPSENPEEPRDQPSPGEAQPSSGHSEEEEGRGQGLVGEAEKEKQFESQILSQSGPQHQQITERPDYQDDPEYVMDERESQLCRSFTERHSDERESQLCRSFTERHSDMESGSLNPGCSSDATKQQNSHPVSPSVKYHHSPFDGLHHHHGFCTSASREVELEGLSFQDEKDKLDVIEQEQYAGVVLHARNREDGDGTVLPRFQDRVPPPPLPVEEETAMRAYITEPNYSQEGILFALGIDSFDSTEGTSATTDDTRNRYFICSFCGKSFDRHSHFERHLHTHTGEKPYSCEICGKTFTQKSSLKAHQRLHIG
- the LOC139387481 gene encoding zinc finger protein 48-like isoform X3, which encodes MLSSVSLRAQIASIIEVLSKAAVSEISKVVDDGIVVLRVEMCRRENEINVLKNNVQQLDSELRKARGINARRRIHHGRSVAAENFRRGPGKSGTTCEGKTSLEKLQPEEDFNEKDEGVGPADEILVKTEPGGEGQQEEQTTGIKDREASRSSVFFRTVQSNPDPQCVLGSDPNYNTTRRASNQIFFQVKKHFICTLCGKSFERYGHLERHLRIHTGEKPYSCDLCGRCFNQKGSLKGHLKTHRVSMDGLANNEEKPLLDGRQSEEEQMNEKDEVFQTAPQMPMKSEPGEEKDAFQTLDHKAGEQTAGRAEQQLDDDLSTYERDGRPWMSSSQADNDMETSNSEYFISSGRVEASCSSASSPGKPYVDVSEDMILQLRQQHYGPSDTLLIASDGTVQPNSQVTDGASLNHPPIFSSFPERKVKTFQGVTKDKKCFICPFCGKVFERVGHLERHQRIHTGEKPYSCDLCGRCFNQKSSLKGHLKTHRADDADMLTGQSLLDDKKPDFYPRPSENPEEPRDQPSPGEAQPSSGHSEEEEGRGQGLVGEAEKEKQFESQILSQSGPQHQQITERPDYQDDPEYVMDERESQLCRSFTERHSDERESQLCRSFTERHSDMESGSLNPGCSSDATKQQNSHPVSPSVKYHHSPFDGLHHHHGFCTSASREVELEGLSFQDEKDKLDVIEQEQYAGVVLHARNREDGDGTVLPRFQDRVPPPPLPVEEETAMRAYITEPNYSQEGILFALGIDSFDSTEGTSATTDDTRNRYFICSFCGKSFDRHSHFERHLHTHTGEKPYSCEICGKTFTQKSSLKAHQRLHIG